The following coding sequences lie in one Arachis hypogaea cultivar Tifrunner chromosome 4, arahy.Tifrunner.gnm2.J5K5, whole genome shotgun sequence genomic window:
- the LOC112794638 gene encoding stilbene synthase 1: TVDQSTYADYYFRVTNSKHMTDLKKKFQRICERTQIKNRHMYLTEEILKENPNICAYKAPSLDAREDMMIREVPRVGKEAATKAIKEWGQPMSKITHLIFCTTSGVALPGVDYELIVLLGLDPSVKRYMMYHQGCFAGGTVLRLAKDLAENNKDARVLIVCSENTAVTFRGPNETDMDSLVGQALFADGAAAIIIGSDPVPEVENPLFEIVSTDQQLVPNSHGAIGGLLREVGLTFYLNKSVPDIISQNINGALSKAFDPLGISDYNSIFWIAHLGGRAILDQVEQKVNLKPEKMKATRDVLSNYGNMSSACVFFIMDLMRKKSLETGLKTTGEGLDWGVLFGFGPGLTIETVVLRSMAI, encoded by the exons ACTGTTGATCAGAGTACATATGCAGATTATTATTTTAGAGTCACCAATAGCAAACACATGACTGATCTTAAGAAGAAATTTCAACGTAttt GTGAGAGAACACAGATCAAGAACAGACATATGTATTTAACAGAAGAGATATTGAAGGAGAACCCCAATATATGCGCATACAAGGCACCGTCGTTGGATGCAAGGGAAGACATGATGATCAGAGAGGTACCAAGAGTTGGAAAAGAGGCTGCAACCAAGGCCATCAAGGAATGGGGTCAGCCAATGTCTAAGATCACACATTTGATTTTCTGCACCACCAGCGGTGTTGCGTTGCCTGGCGTTGATTACGAACTCATCGTACTCTTAGGGCTCGACCCAAGCGTCAAGAGGTACATGATGTACCACCAAGGCTGCTTCGCTGGTGGCACTGTCCTTCGTTTGGCTAAGGATTTAGCTGAAAACAACAAGGATGCCCGTGTGCTTATTGTTTGTTCTGAAAATACTGCAGTCACTTTTCGTGGTCCTAATGAGACAGACATGGATAGTCTTGTAGGGCAAGCATTGTTTGCCGATGGAGCTGCTGCAATTATCATTGGTTCTGATCCTGTTCCAGAGGTTGAGAATCCTCTCTTTGAGATTGTTTCAACTGATCAACAACTTGTCCCTAACAGCCATGGAGCCATCGGTGGTCTCCTTCGTGAAGTTGGACTTACATTTTATCTTAACAAGAGTGTTCCGGATATTATTTCACAAAACATCAATGGTGCACTCAGTAAAGCTTTTGATCCACTGGGTATATCTGATTATAACTCAATATTTTGGATTGCACATCTTGGTGGACGCGCAATTTTGGACCAAGTTGAACAGAAGGTGAACTTGAAGCCAGAGAAGATGAAAGCCACTAGAGATGTACTTAGCAATTATGGTAACATGTCAAGTGCGTGTGTGTTCTTCATTATGGATTTGATGAGAAAGAAGTCACTTGAAACTGGACTTAAAACCACTGGAGAAGGACTTGATTGGGGTGTGTTGTTTGGTTTTGGCCCTGGTCTCACTATTGAAACCGTTGTTCTCCGCAGCATGGCCATATAA
- the LOC112796259 gene encoding putative chalcone synthase, which produces MVSVSGIRKVQRAEGPATVLAIGTANPPNCVDQSTYADYYFRVTNSEHMTDLKKKFQRICERTQIKNRHMYLTEEILKENPNMCAYKAPSLDAREDMMIREVPRVGKEAATKAIKEWGQPMSKITHLIFCTTSGVALPGVDYELIVLLGLDPCVKRYMMYHQGCFAGGTVLRLAKDLAENNKDARVLIVCSENTAVTFRGPSETDMDSLVGQALFADGAAAIIIGSDPIPEVENPIFEIVSTDQKLVPGSHGAIGGLLREVGLTFYLNKSVPDIISQNINDALSKAFDPLGISDYNSIFWIAHPGGRAILDQVEQKVNLKPEKMKATRDVLSNYGNMSSACVFFIMDLMRKRSLEGKLKTTGEGFDWGVLFGFGPGLTIETVVLRSMTI; this is translated from the exons ATGGTGTCTGTGAGTGGAATTCGCAAGGTTCAAAGGGCAGAAGGTCCAGCAACGGTATTGGCGATCGGAACAGCAAATCCACCAAACTGTGTTGATCAGAGTACATATGCAGATTATTATTTTAGAGTAACCAATAGCGAACACATGACTGATCTCAAGAAGAAATTTCAGCGCATCT GTGAGAGAACACAGATCAAGAATAGACATATGTACTTAACAGAAGAGATACTGAAAGAGAACCCTAACATGTGCGCATATAAGGCACCGTCGTTGGATGCAAGAGAAGACATGATGATCAGGGAGGTACCAAGGGTTGGAAAAGAGGCTGCAACCAAGGCCATCAAGGAATGGGGCCAGCCAATGTCTAAGATCACACATTTGATCTTCTGCACCACCAGCGGCGTTGCGTTGCCCGGCGTTGATTATGAACTCATCGTACTATTAGGGCTCGACCCGTGTGTCAAGAGGTACATGATGTACCACCAAGGTTGCTTTGCTGGTGGCACTGTCCTTCGTTTGGCTAAGGACTTGGCAGAGAACAACAAGGATGCTCGTGTGCTTATTGTTTGTTCTGAGAATACTGCAGTCACCTTCCGTGGTCCTAGTGAGACAGATATGGATAGTCTTGTAGGGCAAGCATTGTTTGCCGATGGAGCTGCTGCGATTATCATTGGTTCTGATCCTATACCAGAGGTTGAGAATCCTATCTTTGAGATCGTTTCAACCGATCAAAAACTTGTCCCTGGCAGCCACGGAGCCATTGGTGGTCTCCTTCGTGAAGTTGGGCTTACATTCTATCTTAACAAGAGTGTTCCTGATATTATTTCACAAAACATCAACGACGCACTCAGTAAAGCTTTTGATCCATTGGGTATATCTGATTATAACTCAATATTTTGGATTGCACACCCTGGTGGACGTGCAATTCTGGACCAGGTTGAACAAAAGGTAAACTTGAAGCCAGAGAAGATGAAAGCCACCAGAGATGTGCTTAGCAATTATGGAAACATGTCAAGTGCATGTGTGTTTTTCATCATGGATTTGATGAGGAAGAGATCTCTTGAAGGAAAACTTAAAACTACTGGAGAAGGATTTGATTGGGGTGTGCTTTTTGGCTTTGGTCCTGGTCTCACTATTGAAACTGTTGTCCTCCGTAGCATGACCATATAA